From a region of the Candidatus Methylomirabilota bacterium genome:
- the phoU gene encoding phosphate signaling complex protein PhoU, whose amino-acid sequence MQRHFHEELEALKQTLLAMGGLVEDQIRRVMRALLERDDALAQEVIDRDQQVNAYDVEVDETCVSLLALHQPTAGDLRFITTAMKIVTDLERIGDQAVNIAQRVLELNRQPQLKPYIDLPRMAEKAQAMVKESLDAFVARDTALARKVCAEDADVDALKEQLFRELLTFMMEDPKTIPRAIRLILISRFMERVADHATNIAEMVIYLVDAKMVRHTLA is encoded by the coding sequence ATGCAAAGGCATTTCCACGAAGAGCTGGAGGCACTCAAGCAGACGCTGCTCGCCATGGGCGGGCTGGTCGAGGACCAGATCCGCCGCGTGATGCGCGCCTTGCTGGAGCGGGACGATGCCCTGGCCCAGGAAGTCATCGACCGGGACCAGCAGGTCAACGCCTACGATGTCGAGGTGGACGAGACCTGCGTCAGCCTGCTCGCCTTGCATCAGCCCACGGCGGGAGATCTCCGCTTCATCACCACGGCCATGAAAATCGTCACCGACCTCGAGCGGATCGGCGACCAGGCCGTCAATATCGCCCAGCGCGTGCTCGAGCTGAACCGGCAGCCCCAGCTCAAGCCCTACATCGACCTGCCGCGCATGGCCGAGAAGGCCCAGGCCATGGTCAAGGAGAGCCTGGACGCCTTCGTGGCGCGGGACACCGCGCTCGCCCGCAAGGTCTGCGCCGAGGATGCGGACGTGGATGCGCTCAAGGAGCAGCTCTTCCGCGAGCTCCTGACCTTCATGATGGAGGACCCGAAGACCATTCCCAGGGCCATCCGGCTCATTCTCATCTCGCGCTTCATGGAGCGCGTGGCCGACCACGCGACCAATATCGCGGAGATGGTCATCTACCTGGTCGACGCCAAGATGGTCCGGCATACGCTCGCCTGA
- a CDS encoding TIGR00730 family Rossman fold protein has product MSRERRYQLQDEQANRQIDALLEHLRVPGETWRYHTEMLTTVLKTFEDKAQIADLKIASAALKELRYGFKVFAPYREVPKVTVFGSARTPADHSVSEQARSFGRRMADDGWMVITGAGSGVMGAAQEGAGRERSFGMNIRLPFEQDANPWIADDPKLISFKYFFTRKFFLVREAWAMAFFPGGFGTGDEAFEALTLIQTGKTEMVPVVLIDAPGGRYWRRWGEFVQEQMADQGLISPEDMSLFRITDSVEEAVGEIERFYRVFHSHRYVGDHLALRLRRPLAQPVLGDISLRFSDILKGPVEQVASPLPGERGEFPELPRLVLPFNRSGFSRLRQLIDFVNAT; this is encoded by the coding sequence GTGAGCAGAGAGAGGCGCTACCAGCTCCAGGACGAGCAAGCCAATCGGCAAATCGACGCCCTTCTCGAGCATCTGCGGGTGCCCGGGGAGACCTGGCGCTATCACACCGAGATGCTCACCACCGTCCTCAAGACCTTCGAGGACAAGGCGCAGATCGCCGACCTCAAGATCGCCAGCGCCGCCCTGAAAGAGCTCCGATACGGCTTCAAAGTCTTTGCCCCCTATCGCGAGGTGCCGAAGGTGACGGTCTTCGGTTCTGCGCGCACGCCCGCTGATCACTCCGTGTCCGAGCAGGCGCGATCTTTCGGCCGGCGCATGGCCGATGACGGCTGGATGGTCATCACGGGGGCGGGCAGCGGCGTCATGGGTGCCGCGCAAGAGGGAGCGGGACGCGAGCGGTCATTCGGCATGAACATTCGCTTGCCCTTTGAGCAGGACGCCAATCCCTGGATCGCCGATGACCCCAAGCTCATCTCCTTCAAATACTTCTTCACGCGCAAGTTCTTCCTGGTCCGCGAGGCATGGGCCATGGCGTTCTTCCCCGGAGGGTTCGGCACGGGCGACGAGGCCTTCGAGGCGCTGACCCTCATCCAGACCGGCAAGACGGAGATGGTGCCCGTGGTGCTCATCGATGCGCCGGGCGGCCGGTACTGGCGGCGCTGGGGTGAATTCGTCCAGGAGCAGATGGCCGATCAGGGGCTGATCTCGCCGGAGGATATGTCGCTGTTCCGGATCACCGATAGCGTGGAGGAGGCGGTGGGCGAGATCGAGCGCTTCTACCGAGTCTTCCACTCGCACCGCTATGTGGGCGACCACCTCGCCCTGCGCCTGCGTCGCCCGCTCGCTCAGCCCGTCCTCGGCGACATCTCGCTCCGTTTCTCCGACATCCTGAAGGGCCCCGTGGAGCAGGTGGCCAGCCCCCTCCCCGGCGAGCGCGGGGAATTCCCCGAGCTGCCGCGTCTCGTGCTGCCCTTCAACCGGAGCGGATTCTCCCGCCTCCGTCAGCTCATCGACTTCGTCAACGCGACCTAG
- a CDS encoding ABC transporter permease has product MAINSETFPAGGPASPARPLVVSRARTERRILVDRWASRLVVVGGIVIIACILAILFVIAAEVYPLFKPATATLVGTYAASAGGPGPAAGDAVGVDEYREIAFTLTGPGNLEFVSLKGGLSPPPLAVPGLNGATVASVAAVGKMRLLVGTSDGRAIPLDMKFDVTFKDAKRAVVPAPSFGPAMALDPEKKRAVRRLALGVADAGGVTVAQVGPADLVVQSVVEKKALIGGARREESIQAFTPDLSGEITALSLDGRGEDLFIGTSQGNVLRYDMKEPSGPKLVETTAVTSKPGAPVTALGFLLGDRTLMVGDGQGGVSTWQVVPPPGGGEKRLTRIYEFAPHAGPVVAMTASKRDKSFATADGAGHIHMSYGTSGKTLLRVKSEVPGLAALSIAPKNDAVLAEDGKGKLSQWRVDNPHPEITLKTLFGKVWYEGYSQPAWVWQSTGGTDDFESKMSLTPLIFGTIKGTLYALLFAVPMALLAALYVSEFMHPSVKAYVKPVVEIMAALPSVVLGFLAGLWLAPVLEPIVPGLFLMPLVLPVVILAAYGLWRLVPLRIRGLFKTGTEAFLLIPVVLGGVGLALAAGGLVETFLMQGNYRGWVLSALGLTYDQRNSLVVGVAMGIAVIPIIFTIAEDSLSNVPGHLRAGSLALGATRWQTAIRIVLPTGSPGMFSAVMIGLGRAVGETMIVLMATGNTPIMDWNMFSGFRAMSANIAVELPEAPDGGTLYRVLFLSAFLLFCMTFVLNTAAEMVRLKLRKKYRYL; this is encoded by the coding sequence GTGGCCATCAACAGCGAGACTTTTCCGGCGGGCGGGCCAGCCTCCCCGGCCCGCCCGCTCGTCGTCAGCCGCGCCCGCACGGAACGTCGCATCCTCGTCGACCGCTGGGCCTCGCGGCTCGTGGTGGTGGGCGGCATCGTCATCATCGCGTGCATCCTCGCCATCCTTTTCGTCATCGCCGCCGAGGTCTATCCGCTGTTCAAGCCGGCCACGGCGACCCTCGTGGGGACCTATGCCGCGTCGGCCGGCGGGCCCGGCCCGGCCGCGGGAGACGCCGTCGGGGTCGACGAGTACCGGGAGATCGCCTTCACGCTCACGGGCCCCGGCAACCTCGAGTTTGTCTCACTCAAGGGAGGCCTGTCCCCTCCGCCCCTCGCCGTGCCGGGCTTGAATGGCGCCACCGTCGCCTCGGTAGCCGCGGTCGGCAAGATGCGCCTGCTCGTCGGCACCTCGGATGGGCGTGCGATACCGCTCGACATGAAGTTCGATGTCACCTTCAAGGACGCCAAGCGGGCCGTGGTGCCGGCTCCCTCCTTCGGGCCGGCCATGGCTCTCGACCCTGAGAAGAAGCGGGCCGTGCGCCGTCTCGCTTTGGGAGTCGCGGACGCGGGTGGCGTGACCGTCGCGCAGGTCGGGCCCGCGGACCTCGTCGTCCAGAGCGTGGTTGAGAAGAAGGCGCTGATTGGCGGCGCTCGCCGCGAAGAGTCGATCCAGGCCTTCACGCCCGATCTCTCGGGCGAGATCACGGCGCTGAGTCTGGACGGGCGCGGCGAGGATCTCTTCATCGGCACGAGCCAGGGGAATGTCCTCCGCTACGACATGAAGGAGCCCTCCGGGCCGAAGCTCGTCGAGACGACTGCCGTCACGAGCAAACCCGGTGCGCCCGTGACGGCGCTCGGGTTCCTCCTCGGGGACCGGACGCTGATGGTCGGGGACGGGCAAGGCGGGGTCAGCACCTGGCAGGTCGTGCCGCCCCCCGGCGGCGGCGAGAAGCGTCTCACGCGGATCTACGAGTTCGCGCCCCACGCTGGACCCGTGGTGGCCATGACGGCTTCGAAGCGGGACAAGAGCTTCGCGACCGCTGACGGGGCGGGGCATATCCACATGTCGTACGGCACCTCCGGCAAGACTCTCCTGCGCGTCAAGAGCGAGGTGCCGGGACTGGCGGCGCTGAGTATCGCCCCCAAGAACGACGCGGTGCTGGCCGAGGACGGCAAGGGGAAGCTCAGCCAGTGGAGGGTCGACAACCCGCATCCCGAGATCACGTTGAAAACACTCTTCGGCAAGGTCTGGTACGAGGGCTACTCGCAGCCGGCCTGGGTGTGGCAGTCCACGGGCGGCACCGATGACTTCGAGTCGAAGATGAGCTTGACCCCGCTCATCTTCGGGACGATCAAGGGCACGCTCTACGCCCTCCTCTTCGCCGTTCCCATGGCGCTCCTGGCCGCGCTCTACGTGAGCGAGTTCATGCATCCGTCGGTGAAGGCGTACGTCAAGCCCGTGGTCGAGATCATGGCCGCGCTGCCCAGCGTGGTCCTGGGCTTCCTGGCCGGTCTGTGGCTGGCCCCCGTGCTCGAGCCCATCGTGCCCGGGCTCTTCCTGATGCCCCTCGTGCTGCCCGTGGTGATCCTGGCCGCCTACGGCCTCTGGCGCCTCGTTCCTTTGCGGATCCGCGGCCTCTTCAAGACGGGGACCGAGGCCTTTCTCCTCATCCCGGTCGTGCTCGGAGGCGTGGGGCTGGCCCTGGCCGCGGGCGGACTCGTGGAGACGTTCCTCATGCAGGGCAACTACCGCGGCTGGGTCCTCTCGGCGCTCGGCCTGACCTATGACCAGCGCAACTCGCTGGTGGTGGGCGTGGCCATGGGTATCGCGGTCATCCCGATCATCTTCACCATCGCCGAGGATTCGCTCTCCAATGTGCCCGGCCACCTCCGGGCAGGATCGCTGGCCCTGGGAGCCACGCGCTGGCAGACGGCGATCAGGATCGTGCTGCCCACGGGAAGCCCCGGCATGTTCTCGGCCGTCATGATCGGTCTGGGCCGCGCCGTGGGCGAGACCATGATCGTCCTGATGGCGACGGGCAATACGCCCATCATGGACTGGAACATGTTCAGCGGGTTTCGCGCCATGTCGGCCAATATCGCCGTCGAGCTGCCCGAGGCACCGGACGGCGGAACCCTCTACCGTGTGCTCTTTCTCTCGGCCTTCCTGCTCTTTTGCATGACCTTCGTGCTGAACACGGCGGCGGAGATGGTCCGGCTCAAGCTCAGGAAGAAGTACCGCTACCTATGA
- the pstB gene encoding phosphate ABC transporter ATP-binding protein PstB, whose amino-acid sequence MMETPMVEIEQVNLWYGLKQALTDVTMSMPKHRITAYIGPSGCGKSTLLRCLNRMNDLVDGVRITGSIRIGGTDIYDASQDVTNLRKRVGMVFQKSNPFPKSIFENVAYGPRILGMNNRTDLEGIVERSLRNAALWDEVHDRLHESALGLSGGQQQRLCIARAIAVEPDVLLMDEPCSALDPIATAKIEDLMLELKNSYSIVIVTHNMQQAARVSDYTGFMLLGELVEFGVTRELFTNPKNKKTEDYITGRFG is encoded by the coding sequence ATGATGGAGACCCCGATGGTGGAGATCGAGCAGGTCAACCTCTGGTACGGGCTGAAGCAGGCGCTCACGGACGTGACCATGTCCATGCCCAAGCACCGGATCACGGCCTATATCGGTCCCTCGGGCTGCGGCAAGTCCACCCTGCTGCGTTGCCTCAACCGGATGAACGACCTCGTGGACGGCGTCAGGATCACGGGGAGCATCCGGATCGGAGGCACGGACATTTACGACGCGAGCCAGGACGTGACGAACCTGCGCAAGCGCGTGGGCATGGTGTTCCAGAAGTCGAATCCCTTCCCCAAGTCCATCTTCGAGAACGTGGCCTATGGCCCGCGCATCCTGGGCATGAACAACCGCACGGACCTCGAGGGGATCGTGGAGCGGAGCCTGCGGAATGCCGCCCTCTGGGACGAGGTCCACGACCGGCTTCACGAGTCCGCCCTCGGATTGTCGGGGGGGCAGCAGCAGCGCCTCTGCATCGCCCGCGCCATCGCCGTCGAGCCGGACGTGCTGCTCATGGACGAGCCCTGCTCGGCCCTGGACCCTATCGCGACCGCGAAGATCGAGGATCTGATGCTCGAGCTCAAGAACAGCTATAGCATCGTGATCGTCACCCACAACATGCAGCAGGCCGCGAGGGTGAGCGATTACACGGGCTTCATGCTCCTGGGCGAGCTGGTGGAGTTCGGGGTGACGCGGGAGCTCTTCACCAATCCGAAGAACAAGAAGACGGAAGACTACATCACCGGCCGGTTCGGCTAG
- a CDS encoding EamA family transporter: MPTAYVVLILANIVYGSSYAVSRVVLEHMGPATLSFFRLAIGSLVLVPLALAQRRDDVRLSRADKWNIFWMGLCGFAGAFAFGNWGLRFSTATNAALLITVEPVSLILLSPLVLGEHLTRREGVGALLTVVGATVVVLNGIPGASVAIAPHWRGDLLLVLSGLAYAGYSLFGRDVLARHKAVPVTAWSILWGLVVMVPFTVAEWVAGDRPLWTGTTILGTLYLGLVITALGYLLWNWGLERVEAPRLAIFVNIQPLAGALLGVVALHEALTAYTVAGGILILAGVHTAVRAKRAQRGSIG; the protein is encoded by the coding sequence GTGCCGACGGCGTACGTCGTCCTCATCCTGGCCAACATCGTTTACGGCTCGAGCTATGCCGTCAGCCGCGTGGTCCTCGAGCACATGGGGCCGGCCACCCTCTCGTTCTTCCGGCTCGCCATCGGCTCGCTCGTCCTCGTCCCCCTGGCCCTGGCGCAGCGGCGAGATGACGTGCGGCTCTCGCGCGCCGATAAGTGGAACATCTTCTGGATGGGGCTCTGCGGCTTCGCGGGCGCCTTCGCCTTTGGCAACTGGGGTCTCCGGTTCTCCACGGCCACCAATGCTGCGCTTCTCATCACCGTCGAGCCCGTCTCGCTTATCCTTCTCTCTCCCCTCGTGCTGGGTGAGCACCTCACCCGCCGCGAAGGCGTGGGCGCCCTCCTGACCGTGGTGGGCGCCACCGTCGTGGTGCTGAACGGGATACCCGGGGCCAGCGTGGCCATTGCCCCCCACTGGCGAGGCGACCTGCTTCTCGTCCTCTCGGGGCTGGCCTATGCCGGCTATTCGCTCTTCGGCCGCGACGTGCTCGCGCGGCACAAAGCGGTTCCCGTGACGGCCTGGTCGATTCTCTGGGGGCTGGTCGTGATGGTGCCCTTCACGGTGGCCGAGTGGGTGGCGGGCGACCGGCCCCTGTGGACAGGGACCACCATCCTCGGCACGCTCTACCTCGGGTTGGTGATCACCGCGCTGGGATACCTGCTGTGGAACTGGGGACTGGAGCGGGTGGAAGCGCCGCGCCTGGCCATCTTCGTCAACATCCAGCCATTGGCCGGCGCTCTTCTGGGAGTGGTGGCGCTCCACGAGGCGCTCACCGCGTACACCGTGGCGGGCGGCATCCTCATTCTGGCCGGCGTCCACACGGCCGTCCGCGCCAAGCGAGCCCAAAGGGGCTCCATAGGCTAG
- a CDS encoding CHAD domain-containing protein — protein MRQARPLKSSSVAARSPARDHILVLMHEQLEAIRAHEPGTRAGIDPEQLHRMRTAVRRLRAILGAAREMFDPEWVGGLRSELDWLGTLLGDLRDLDVFRQHLRAELSSLKSAGRVEGRALLDRLDDQRTHARANLIAALDGPRYAKLLDRLEKSIQHPRVVDAGVSLPAIAAVQFKKLRKAVKALPKRPSDDDLHAVRIKVKRARYAAELAEAMVGQPAKRFVARAKKVQDILGEHQDAAVAEERLRALVGRHGGRPEQLLAGKLVTRQQARRQAAQMDFFEQWPKLKRRGNKVWKAE, from the coding sequence ATGCGACAAGCTCGTCCCCTCAAGAGCTCCAGCGTCGCGGCCCGCAGCCCGGCCCGTGACCACATCCTGGTCCTGATGCACGAGCAGCTCGAGGCGATTCGAGCGCATGAGCCCGGCACGAGAGCCGGGATCGACCCCGAACAGCTCCACCGGATGCGCACGGCGGTCCGACGGCTCCGCGCCATCTTGGGGGCGGCCCGGGAGATGTTCGATCCCGAGTGGGTCGGCGGGCTCCGGAGCGAGCTCGACTGGCTCGGCACCCTCCTCGGCGATCTCCGAGACCTCGATGTCTTCCGGCAGCACCTTCGCGCCGAGCTGTCCTCACTGAAGTCAGCTGGACGCGTGGAGGGCCGTGCGCTCCTCGACCGTCTGGACGACCAGCGGACTCACGCGCGGGCCAATCTCATCGCCGCGCTCGACGGGCCGCGCTATGCGAAGCTCCTCGATCGGCTGGAGAAGTCCATCCAGCATCCCCGGGTAGTGGACGCGGGGGTTTCCCTGCCCGCCATCGCGGCCGTGCAGTTCAAGAAGCTTCGCAAGGCAGTCAAGGCTCTGCCCAAGAGGCCGAGCGACGATGACCTGCATGCCGTGCGGATCAAGGTCAAACGCGCCCGCTACGCCGCCGAGCTGGCAGAGGCCATGGTTGGGCAGCCCGCCAAGCGATTCGTGGCCAGGGCCAAGAAGGTGCAGGACATCCTGGGAGAGCACCAGGATGCCGCGGTGGCCGAGGAGCGCCTCCGCGCCCTCGTCGGCCGCCACGGCGGCCGTCCGGAGCAATTGCTCGCGGGGAAGCTCGTGACGCGGCAGCAGGCCCGTCGTCAGGCGGCGCAGATGGACTTCTTCGAGCAGTGGCCGAAGCTCAAGCGGCGAGGGAACAAGGTCTGGAAGGCAGAGTGA
- a CDS encoding NUDIX hydrolase produces the protein MSSRGVVHAAGGVISRQGERGDIEVLLIHRPRREDWTFPKGKLEVGETHEACALREVEEETGLRCVLGREFATTSHEDGKGRLKIVRYWMMDPAGGVAEPRNEVDGVRWASFEEAASLLTYSRDRELLAAFFGQAARSR, from the coding sequence ATGAGCAGCCGGGGTGTCGTGCACGCAGCGGGCGGAGTCATCTCACGGCAGGGCGAGCGGGGTGACATCGAGGTGCTGCTCATCCACCGGCCACGCCGGGAGGACTGGACCTTCCCCAAGGGAAAGCTCGAGGTCGGGGAAACGCACGAGGCGTGCGCGCTACGCGAGGTCGAGGAGGAGACGGGGCTCCGGTGTGTGCTGGGGCGTGAGTTCGCCACCACCTCCCACGAGGACGGCAAGGGTCGGCTCAAGATCGTCCGCTACTGGATGATGGATCCGGCCGGAGGCGTGGCCGAGCCTCGGAACGAAGTTGACGGTGTCCGCTGGGCTTCCTTCGAGGAGGCGGCGAGCCTCCTCACGTACTCGCGCGATCGCGAGCTCTTGGCCGCCTTCTTCGGTCAGGCCGCTAGGTCGCGTTGA
- the pstA gene encoding phosphate ABC transporter permease PstA codes for MSARHKGVWNGGEPFVWLTGGALTLALLLVVGLITLIVYNGMGFFWPKAVVRLTLSDGTVMTGQLVDREAVPGKRDEHRIKLKVANRDLYGADFQWVDEAKVAKREYPPDTAVIERTEWGLLIGTIKEVRDGSKVIAVGPAAWAEVQKRLGESGRVRRAIRAIEKGEIGAINARQEALRLKLKGLEVKGITSGREFEALQKQLAPLQAQYQAQTARLAELRKSQTETMLVTGDGGKEKDLPLAQVLDIRFPNTMGLLGKTGYYLGHLWEFVAGEPREANTEGGVFPAIFGTILMVILMSIVVTPLGVLAAFYLREYARQGTFVSIVRIAVNNLAGVPSIVFGVFGLGFFIYGVGGFIDRLFFAEALPTPTFGTGGILWASLTLALLTVPVVIVATEEGLAAIPGGMREASLALSATKLETALRVVLPAVMPSILTGLILAMARAAGEVAPLMITGVVKLAPSLPIDGQWPFLHFERKFMHLGFQIYDTGFQSPNVDAARPMVFATTLLLLAIVVLLNLFAIATRNRLRRKYATSAV; via the coding sequence ATGAGCGCTCGCCACAAGGGTGTTTGGAATGGCGGGGAGCCGTTCGTATGGCTCACGGGCGGAGCCCTGACCCTCGCCCTCCTGCTCGTCGTGGGTCTCATCACCCTGATCGTGTACAACGGCATGGGCTTCTTCTGGCCGAAGGCGGTCGTGCGGCTGACCCTCTCCGATGGCACCGTCATGACCGGGCAGCTCGTGGACCGCGAGGCGGTGCCGGGCAAGCGGGACGAGCACCGCATAAAGCTCAAGGTCGCCAACCGCGATCTCTACGGCGCCGATTTCCAGTGGGTGGACGAAGCGAAGGTCGCCAAACGCGAATACCCGCCGGACACGGCCGTGATCGAACGGACCGAATGGGGCCTTCTGATCGGGACGATCAAGGAAGTGCGGGACGGGAGCAAGGTCATCGCGGTCGGTCCGGCCGCCTGGGCCGAGGTCCAGAAGCGCCTGGGGGAGAGTGGCCGCGTGCGACGGGCGATCCGAGCCATCGAAAAGGGCGAGATCGGCGCGATCAACGCGCGCCAGGAGGCGCTCCGGCTCAAGCTCAAGGGGCTCGAGGTGAAGGGCATCACCTCGGGGCGGGAGTTCGAGGCGCTGCAGAAGCAGCTCGCGCCGCTCCAGGCGCAGTACCAGGCCCAGACGGCGCGCCTGGCCGAGCTGCGGAAGAGCCAGACGGAGACCATGTTGGTGACGGGGGACGGAGGCAAGGAGAAGGATCTGCCCCTCGCCCAGGTGCTCGACATCCGCTTCCCGAACACCATGGGACTCCTTGGCAAGACGGGCTACTACCTCGGCCATCTCTGGGAGTTCGTGGCCGGCGAGCCCCGCGAGGCCAATACCGAAGGCGGCGTGTTCCCGGCGATCTTCGGCACCATCCTCATGGTCATCCTGATGAGCATCGTGGTGACGCCGCTCGGCGTGCTCGCGGCCTTCTATCTCCGTGAGTACGCCAGACAGGGGACCTTCGTGTCCATCGTGCGCATCGCCGTCAATAACTTGGCGGGCGTGCCGTCCATCGTGTTCGGGGTCTTCGGCCTCGGGTTCTTCATCTACGGCGTGGGGGGCTTCATCGACCGCCTCTTCTTCGCCGAGGCCCTGCCCACCCCGACGTTCGGCACCGGCGGCATTCTCTGGGCCTCGCTGACCCTGGCCCTTCTGACCGTGCCCGTGGTCATCGTGGCCACCGAGGAAGGGCTCGCGGCCATTCCCGGCGGGATGCGCGAGGCCTCCCTCGCCCTGTCCGCGACCAAGCTCGAGACCGCGCTGCGGGTCGTGCTGCCCGCCGTGATGCCCTCGATCCTGACCGGACTGATCCTGGCCATGGCCCGGGCCGCGGGTGAGGTGGCCCCCCTCATGATCACCGGCGTGGTCAAGCTCGCGCCCTCGCTGCCCATCGACGGGCAGTGGCCCTTCTTGCACTTCGAGCGCAAGTTCATGCACCTGGGCTTCCAGATCTACGATACGGGCTTCCAGTCGCCGAACGTGGATGCGGCGCGCCCCATGGTGTTCGCGACGACCTTGCTCCTCCTGGCCATCGTCGTCCTCCTCAACCTGTTCGCGATCGCGACCCGCAACCGGCTGCGCCGGAAATACGCGACCTCCGCCGTTTAG